Proteins encoded in a region of the Photobacterium sp. TY1-4 genome:
- a CDS encoding M15 family metallopeptidase produces MSRDINDLVPEFKEKVVSLLDDCDLSGYPMRPFFTIRSPFDQAKLWRQSRSTFQVDSKINQLRSQGADFLAHCIESVGPQSGRHVTNAIPGFSWHQWGEAIDCFWLVDGKSEWSTRKKVNGMNGYVNYATRARDAGINSGGFWRSFKDWPHLQMRNESNPRRVYSLSEINNQMKLRFES; encoded by the coding sequence ATGTCAAGAGATATAAATGACTTAGTTCCTGAGTTTAAAGAAAAAGTAGTTTCATTGTTAGATGATTGCGATTTATCGGGTTATCCAATGCGACCATTCTTTACAATACGTAGCCCATTTGATCAAGCTAAGCTATGGCGTCAGTCTCGCAGCACCTTCCAAGTTGATTCGAAGATAAATCAGTTACGTAGTCAAGGCGCAGATTTTCTTGCGCACTGTATTGAGAGTGTTGGGCCGCAATCTGGACGGCATGTCACTAATGCTATTCCTGGTTTTTCGTGGCATCAATGGGGAGAGGCCATAGATTGTTTTTGGCTCGTTGATGGTAAATCTGAATGGTCAACTAGGAAAAAAGTAAATGGCATGAATGGATATGTTAATTATGCAACACGTGCGAGAGATGCAGGAATTAATTCCGGTGGTTTTTGGCGTTCATTTAAAGATTGGCCTCACTTACAAATGAGAAATGAGTCTAACCCAAGGAGAGTGTATAGTTTATCTGAAATAAATAATCAAATGAAACTTAGATTTGAATCGTGA
- a CDS encoding YEATS-associated helix-containing protein, whose amino-acid sequence MSNKSEVKYCLSGVVSWVFISMLIMYGFHWVYYEHLLNNEGNGVKSIVIILTITLTCGIWGGIGGYSLIYLNRKHYELSSLDEKSNDGIFTDEINLVDEINPYIFLGVISSNLVPLFLGLLSQGSINVFVDSDNTGEPLNHIVDMKWIESFSLIGLCLIAAIYSKNFIVKIGNKTIFEKMKELNSSQSKIIVENKKIESEIEGFQRKNNELEGKLSRAEKELESARERSLIDKRYVAHLNAYHLFKRYLDLKGGGDLSCDVKDDLPPSTKSKMKSYLLKAIDILDSTYFDPTNVDTYILKGNCYRQLSIVTRDESYLVRAYECLDELLKSINDGDFEIDNSDFVCIYVNIICYAINLNKDKNEIIKLTNDAISIIGDEESIKVIFKDNEIKEYLDRTVAYNAAFSRYTKPSRL is encoded by the coding sequence ATGTCTAATAAATCAGAAGTGAAATATTGCCTATCAGGTGTGGTGTCTTGGGTATTTATTTCAATGTTAATAATGTATGGTTTTCATTGGGTATATTATGAACACCTTCTTAATAATGAAGGTAATGGTGTAAAGTCAATTGTCATAATTCTGACCATAACTTTAACATGTGGTATATGGGGAGGGATAGGAGGCTACTCATTAATCTACTTAAATCGGAAGCACTATGAGTTAAGTAGTTTAGATGAAAAATCAAATGATGGTATTTTTACAGATGAGATTAACTTAGTGGATGAAATAAATCCATATATATTTCTCGGAGTTATTTCTTCAAATTTAGTTCCCCTTTTTTTAGGTTTATTGTCGCAAGGTAGTATAAATGTATTTGTGGACTCTGATAATACCGGTGAACCATTAAATCATATTGTGGATATGAAATGGATTGAGTCTTTTTCTTTGATTGGACTATGTTTGATTGCCGCAATATATTCTAAAAATTTTATTGTGAAGATTGGAAATAAAACAATTTTTGAGAAAATGAAAGAGTTAAATAGTTCGCAATCTAAAATAATCGTCGAAAACAAAAAAATAGAATCTGAGATTGAGGGTTTTCAAAGAAAAAACAATGAGTTAGAGGGTAAGTTGTCAAGGGCGGAAAAAGAACTAGAAAGTGCAAGGGAGAGATCATTAATAGATAAGCGATATGTAGCTCATTTAAATGCGTACCACCTTTTTAAAAGATACTTGGATTTGAAAGGTGGTGGTGATTTAAGTTGTGATGTTAAAGATGATTTACCACCTTCAACCAAGTCTAAAATGAAGTCGTACTTGCTGAAGGCTATAGATATTTTGGATAGTACTTATTTTGATCCGACAAACGTTGATACTTATATTTTAAAGGGTAACTGTTATAGGCAGTTAAGTATTGTTACTCGTGATGAATCATATCTTGTTAGAGCATATGAATGTTTGGATGAACTGTTGAAGTCTATTAATGATGGTGATTTTGAAATTGATAATAGTGATTTTGTTTGTATTTATGTGAACATCATCTGTTATGCGATAAATCTAAATAAGGATAAGAATGAAATCATAAAGTTAACAAATGATGCAATATCAATAATAGGTGATGAAGAAAGTATTAAGGTTATATTTAAGGATAATGAAATTAAAGAATACCTTGATAGAACGGTGGCATATAATGCAGCATTTAGTCGGTACACAAAACCATCCCGATTATAA